In Pseudofrankia saprophytica, one genomic interval encodes:
- a CDS encoding tetratricopeptide repeat protein, whose amino-acid sequence MGGPDAPLEASVAVYYCSTNFCDRLISVSVIPGGNPVARANPGSFAGQHMICGDCKRRFCYQCVQAKARWFDAALCPRCLGTLLDPADWPEVRDRAAPPEIDLVERGNELARSGRDGDALAAFTEALELRPRYIDAHFYQGLMLSGLGRPDDAADAYRQVLGIDPAHLGTLLNLERLYMRRDQLDEALAICEQTLRAEPNFVLGHLDKAVVLHLMNRLDEALAACARGQEIEQAGRGVGSLPDRTNRATGLSVRAAILLDLGRHAEALAAVDAAIAGGGATSIDHQNRAEILEALGRHGETRGA is encoded by the coding sequence GTGGGTGGTCCTGACGCGCCGCTGGAGGCGAGCGTGGCCGTCTATTACTGTTCCACCAATTTCTGCGACCGGCTGATCTCGGTCTCGGTGATTCCCGGGGGCAACCCGGTGGCCCGCGCCAACCCGGGATCGTTCGCCGGCCAGCACATGATCTGCGGCGACTGCAAACGCCGGTTCTGCTATCAGTGCGTGCAGGCGAAGGCACGGTGGTTCGACGCGGCGCTGTGCCCCCGGTGCCTCGGCACGCTCCTCGACCCCGCCGACTGGCCGGAGGTCAGGGACCGGGCCGCCCCGCCCGAGATCGACCTCGTCGAGCGGGGCAACGAGCTGGCCCGCTCCGGGCGGGACGGGGATGCGCTCGCCGCGTTCACCGAGGCACTCGAACTGCGGCCGCGCTACATCGACGCGCACTTCTACCAGGGCCTGATGCTGAGCGGTCTCGGCCGTCCCGACGACGCGGCCGACGCCTACCGGCAGGTCCTCGGGATCGATCCGGCGCACCTCGGCACCCTGCTCAACCTGGAACGGCTGTACATGCGGCGGGACCAGCTGGACGAGGCGCTGGCCATCTGCGAGCAGACGCTGCGGGCAGAACCGAACTTCGTGCTCGGCCACCTCGACAAGGCGGTCGTCCTGCACCTGATGAACCGTCTCGACGAGGCGCTGGCCGCCTGCGCCCGCGGCCAGGAGATCGAGCAGGCCGGTAGGGGAGTCGGCTCACTGCCGGACCGGACCAACCGGGCCACCGGCCTGAGCGTCAGGGCGGCGATCCTGCTCGACCTCGGCCGGCACGCCGAGGCGCTGGCGGCGGTCGACGCCGCTATCGCCGGCGGCGGCGCGACCTCGATCGACCACCAGAACCGCGCCGAGATCCTGGAAGCCCTCGGTCGCCACGGTGAAACCCGGGGCGCCTGA
- a CDS encoding TetR/AcrR family transcriptional regulator, which yields MISDPASSTGGPARPTPTAEARGLPGPEPIARRAPFSGNPAVGQRGQRTRQRILAAALRAFGEGGYHTSTIADLARHAGCSRVTFYQYFSSKEDVLWHLAGQVAHQVSASVEAMGPLTPDGAGWTAIRAWVAQYADIYEHFGAVFHVFESAAREAESLKALNTRAVALTIARIRSKLPAAASAAGGADAMIGLLLGATAHACYLGRILRHAAPHAYPRARVDDAIADIIHRTFFGLVPDVNVHGRDAVAAPPIDFDHRADGTSTRRSALVGAARATHDALLSAGYEAFIRHGYHSARIDDVVEIAGLSHGLFYRYFANKADLARVLVLTAMEPLSSTLAAIPAPPEPGSGKAWSTADLRAWLRTYNKMHASEAGIIRIWVDATRRDASLGTDAAAALDWGRRQIVHFLEPRGFGDVHAEAIVAMALLDVFGGRNHPTQTLEAAVHVIERGLLGR from the coding sequence ATGATCAGCGATCCGGCCAGCTCGACGGGCGGGCCCGCGCGGCCGACACCCACCGCCGAGGCCAGGGGACTGCCCGGGCCGGAGCCGATCGCCCGACGCGCCCCGTTCTCCGGTAATCCCGCGGTCGGCCAGCGCGGGCAGCGCACCCGGCAGCGCATCCTGGCCGCCGCGTTGCGGGCGTTCGGCGAGGGCGGCTACCACACCTCGACCATCGCCGACCTCGCCCGGCACGCCGGCTGCTCGCGCGTGACGTTCTACCAGTACTTCTCCAGCAAGGAGGACGTCCTCTGGCACCTGGCGGGGCAGGTCGCCCACCAGGTCAGCGCCTCCGTCGAGGCGATGGGGCCGCTGACTCCGGATGGCGCCGGCTGGACGGCGATCCGCGCCTGGGTGGCACAGTACGCGGACATCTACGAGCACTTCGGCGCCGTCTTTCACGTCTTCGAGAGCGCGGCCAGGGAGGCGGAGAGCCTCAAAGCGCTGAACACCCGCGCGGTGGCGCTGACCATCGCGCGGATCCGGTCCAAGCTGCCTGCGGCCGCGTCCGCCGCCGGCGGGGCCGACGCGATGATCGGCCTGCTCCTGGGCGCCACGGCCCACGCCTGCTACCTGGGCAGGATCCTGCGGCACGCGGCCCCGCACGCGTATCCCCGTGCCCGCGTCGACGACGCGATCGCCGACATCATCCACCGCACCTTCTTCGGGCTCGTTCCCGACGTGAACGTGCACGGTCGAGACGCCGTCGCGGCGCCGCCGATCGACTTCGACCACCGGGCCGACGGGACATCGACACGGCGCTCCGCGCTCGTCGGCGCCGCGCGGGCGACGCATGACGCGCTGCTCTCCGCCGGCTACGAGGCCTTTATCAGGCACGGATATCACAGCGCGCGGATCGACGACGTCGTCGAGATCGCCGGCCTCTCGCACGGCCTCTTCTACCGATACTTCGCCAACAAGGCCGACCTCGCGCGAGTTCTCGTGCTGACAGCGATGGAGCCGCTTTCCAGCACGCTCGCGGCAATCCCCGCGCCGCCCGAACCCGGGTCCGGGAAAGCCTGGTCGACGGCAGACCTGCGGGCATGGCTGCGCACATACAACAAGATGCACGCCTCCGAGGCCGGGATCATCCGGATCTGGGTCGACGCGACACGCCGCGATGCGTCGCTCGGGACCGACGCGGCCGCTGCGCTCGACTGGGGCCGGCGCCAGATCGTGCATTTCCTGGAACCACGCGGCTTCGGTGACGTCCATGCCGAGGCGATCGTGGCGATGGCCCTGCTCGACGTGTTCGGCGGCAGAAACCACCCGACGCAGACGCTGGAGGCCGCGGTCCACGTGATCGAGCGCGGCCTGCTCGGCAGATGA
- a CDS encoding putative quinol monooxygenase, which yields MLIAILDFSTAAADRPAALAQLDGERDEIRAMPGNVAFRVYASREDDTRITVVHEWDDPASFGGYLGSEAFARSGEVLRPMMTGVPISRRFQAELVETVA from the coding sequence GTGCTCATTGCCATCCTCGATTTCAGTACCGCTGCCGCCGATCGGCCGGCCGCCCTCGCCCAGCTCGACGGTGAGCGTGACGAGATCCGCGCCATGCCAGGCAATGTCGCCTTCCGGGTCTATGCCTCCCGCGAGGACGACACCCGGATCACCGTCGTGCACGAATGGGACGACCCGGCGTCGTTTGGCGGCTACCTGGGGTCGGAGGCATTCGCCCGCTCCGGCGAGGTGCTTCGGCCGATGATGACCGGCGTTCCGATCAGCCGGAGATTCCAGGCCGAGTTGGTGGAGACGGTCGCCTGA
- a CDS encoding nucleotidyl transferase AbiEii/AbiGii toxin family protein, giving the protein MVVTDRLIARRAAVAHVLRVLAASCWAQYLVLRGSVALRAWLGEPAREPADIDFVVTHPGLDADGHPTARIGEQALVDGVLAALAEDPVPGLRADLIEVDDINGYYGYLDEYPADTLPRRSGSRLPARLPHGFQEERPGQPPGTSHPPPVTRLLLPYDVGDERDVLQIDLAFGERLVEEPVVVEIPPLGTRMMAATPALSLAWKVYWLLNDVPARGKDLYDAVLLAEHSQVPLAHICGLLLELLDHLDVIQPLSPGQVDWDRFRAEHPHVDGDAQSWLNRLGAALAAS; this is encoded by the coding sequence GTGGTTGTGACCGACAGGCTGATCGCGCGCCGCGCGGCGGTGGCGCACGTGTTACGGGTTCTCGCCGCGTCCTGTTGGGCCCAGTACCTGGTGCTGCGGGGCAGCGTGGCGCTCAGGGCCTGGCTGGGCGAGCCCGCGCGCGAGCCCGCGGACATCGACTTCGTCGTGACGCACCCCGGCCTCGACGCGGACGGGCACCCGACCGCGCGGATCGGCGAGCAGGCTCTGGTGGACGGCGTCCTGGCGGCGCTCGCTGAGGACCCGGTGCCGGGTCTGCGCGCGGACCTGATCGAGGTCGACGACATCAACGGCTACTACGGCTACCTTGACGAGTACCCGGCCGACACGCTGCCGCGACGGTCAGGTTCACGGCTACCGGCGCGACTGCCCCACGGCTTCCAGGAGGAACGGCCGGGCCAGCCGCCCGGAACGAGCCACCCGCCGCCGGTGACCCGCCTGTTGCTTCCGTACGACGTCGGCGACGAGCGGGACGTGCTCCAGATCGACCTGGCGTTCGGGGAGCGGCTGGTCGAGGAGCCGGTCGTCGTGGAGATCCCGCCGTTGGGTACGCGGATGATGGCCGCGACCCCCGCGCTCTCCCTGGCCTGGAAGGTGTACTGGCTGCTCAACGACGTCCCTGCCCGCGGCAAGGACCTCTACGACGCGGTCCTGCTCGCCGAGCACAGCCAGGTGCCGCTCGCTCACATCTGCGGCCTGCTCCTCGAACTCCTGGACCACCTCGACGTGATCCAACCGCTCTCGCCCGGCCAGGTGGACTGGGACCGTTTCCGCGCCGAGCACCCCCACGTCGACGGCGACGCCCAATCCTGGCTCAACCGCCTGGGCGCGGCGCTTGCTGCCAGCTGA
- a CDS encoding DUF1905 domain-containing protein, with product MVVVFDSELWIWDARRTDSWTFVSLPAEASEEIRERAGGLRRGFGSLRVRVMVGGSSWTTSIFPDSTRGYVLPVKRAVRQAEALEPGDVATVTVELVDL from the coding sequence GTGGTCGTCGTCTTCGATAGCGAGCTGTGGATATGGGACGCCCGGCGTACGGACAGCTGGACCTTCGTGAGCCTGCCTGCCGAGGCGTCCGAGGAGATCCGTGAGCGGGCGGGTGGGCTGCGTCGCGGCTTCGGGTCGCTACGGGTGCGGGTCATGGTAGGCGGCAGCTCGTGGACGACCTCGATCTTCCCGGACAGCACCCGCGGCTACGTGTTGCCTGTCAAGCGCGCCGTCCGCCAGGCCGAGGCCCTGGAGCCCGGTGACGTCGCGACCGTGACCGTCGAGCTCGTCGACCTGTGA
- a CDS encoding PKD domain-containing protein, translating to MNDHALPRRQAIPRPWLLWLPRILLTLVLVGAVAGLAVALARPEEVPRRAVDLDDASAWLVSSAVGEAVLVDGMSGQIIARVDVGGNGPVGTQEGTDAFVSSADGTVRRIDGTTYRVDLPTSPFSGRGEPLELFPAPGALFAVSPARGVVFVVDPRTLRVRATVAVHATIRDGGVLADAWGRLWIVDAATGDLLRVDGDGRQARVGAVDPKWTRLISVSGRPVAVDLAAGRARPIEAGGVTGPGVCVDADKDGSVVVAGAGAAPPPGQLGADAARWIFLASQRSGLLFLSDLATRTCDDVIDLGVAGHRLGQPVEAAGLVFVPDLTASRVIVVDLAGRKVRAAANVPVKPGQPFELRRAGSVMFFNDSAGSIAGIIQPSGTVTTVEKYGPAPTGADEPAAVPPPPPTSTSPTPTPSTPPPSPTGPATSPPATARPTPPKTPPVSPPAAAPSPPPVVPPVTRPAPRGTSPEASRPTRPAQTTSAAPTGPPVVAPSPAPTSPPPSAPPVVATSAPATVPPPANPPTARLNVSQTSGLAPLPVRLDASGSSAANPAVPIVSYNFLAGPGGSITQTTGDQASAVVDLTFDTPGTWLVMVRVTDAAGNSAQSASIRVTVNGPPTAQPSPTPPTTQPPTTQPPTTRPPTTAPPTTTRPPTTTPPATTPPPTTTPPPATHTEVTGNTGSPTFATVHFVGPNTPRIGVNVAVQVRCRTTGDAVEDGNTWFYLVVSGVASGRYAPADNFYNNGATSGPHNNVFVDTKVPLC from the coding sequence GTGAATGATCACGCCCTCCCGCGTCGGCAGGCGATCCCGCGGCCGTGGCTCCTCTGGCTGCCGCGGATCCTGCTGACGCTGGTGCTCGTCGGCGCGGTCGCCGGGCTCGCGGTCGCCCTCGCGCGGCCGGAGGAGGTCCCAAGGCGGGCGGTCGACCTCGACGACGCGTCGGCGTGGCTGGTGTCGTCGGCCGTGGGCGAGGCGGTGCTCGTCGACGGGATGTCCGGGCAGATCATCGCCCGGGTCGACGTCGGCGGGAACGGGCCGGTGGGCACCCAGGAGGGCACCGACGCGTTCGTCTCGTCGGCCGACGGGACGGTGCGGCGGATCGACGGCACGACCTACCGGGTGGACCTGCCGACGAGCCCGTTCTCGGGCCGCGGCGAGCCGCTGGAGCTGTTCCCCGCGCCGGGCGCGCTGTTCGCCGTCAGCCCGGCGCGGGGGGTCGTCTTCGTCGTCGACCCGCGGACGTTGCGGGTCCGCGCGACCGTCGCCGTCCATGCCACGATCCGCGACGGCGGGGTGCTCGCCGACGCCTGGGGCCGGCTGTGGATCGTCGACGCGGCGACGGGCGACCTGCTGCGGGTGGACGGCGACGGGCGGCAGGCCCGGGTCGGGGCCGTGGACCCGAAGTGGACCAGGCTGATCTCCGTGTCCGGGCGGCCGGTGGCCGTGGACCTGGCGGCCGGGCGGGCCCGCCCGATCGAGGCGGGCGGCGTCACCGGGCCCGGGGTGTGCGTCGACGCCGACAAGGACGGCTCGGTCGTGGTGGCCGGCGCGGGCGCGGCGCCGCCGCCGGGGCAGCTGGGCGCGGACGCGGCCCGCTGGATCTTCCTGGCCAGCCAGCGCAGCGGGCTGCTGTTCCTCAGCGACCTCGCCACCCGGACCTGCGACGACGTGATCGACCTGGGCGTCGCCGGACATCGGCTGGGACAGCCGGTGGAGGCCGCCGGCCTGGTGTTCGTCCCTGACCTCACGGCCAGCCGGGTGATTGTCGTCGACCTCGCCGGGCGGAAGGTCCGGGCCGCCGCGAACGTGCCGGTCAAGCCCGGGCAGCCGTTCGAGCTGCGGCGCGCCGGGTCGGTGATGTTCTTCAACGACTCCGCGGGGAGCATCGCCGGGATCATCCAGCCCAGCGGCACCGTCACCACGGTCGAGAAGTACGGCCCTGCGCCGACGGGCGCCGACGAGCCCGCCGCCGTTCCACCGCCCCCGCCCACGTCCACGTCGCCGACACCCACGCCGTCGACACCGCCGCCGTCCCCGACCGGGCCCGCGACGTCCCCGCCCGCCACGGCCCGGCCCACGCCGCCGAAGACTCCCCCGGTCTCGCCGCCCGCGGCCGCGCCCAGCCCGCCGCCGGTCGTCCCCCCGGTCACGCGGCCGGCGCCACGGGGAACCTCTCCCGAGGCGTCGCGCCCGACGAGGCCGGCGCAGACCACCTCCGCCGCGCCCACCGGACCCCCGGTCGTCGCGCCATCGCCGGCGCCCACCTCGCCACCGCCCAGCGCGCCGCCGGTCGTCGCGACGTCGGCGCCAGCGACGGTCCCGCCGCCAGCGAACCCGCCCACGGCCCGGCTGAACGTGTCGCAGACCAGTGGGCTGGCGCCGCTTCCCGTGCGGCTCGACGCCAGCGGCTCGTCCGCGGCGAACCCGGCGGTGCCGATCGTCAGCTACAACTTCCTGGCGGGTCCCGGCGGTTCGATCACCCAGACGACCGGGGACCAGGCGTCCGCGGTGGTGGACCTGACCTTCGACACGCCAGGCACCTGGCTCGTCATGGTCCGCGTCACCGACGCGGCCGGCAACTCGGCGCAGAGCGCCTCGATCCGGGTAACCGTGAACGGCCCCCCGACGGCCCAGCCATCTCCGACTCCCCCGACGACGCAGCCCCCGACGACGCAGCCGCCGACGACACGTCCACCGACGACAGCGCCGCCGACCACGACGCGCCCGCCGACGACAACTCCACCGGCCACGACGCCTCCGCCGACGACGACTCCACCGCCGGCGACCCACACCGAGGTCACCGGCAACACCGGCTCGCCGACCTTCGCCACCGTGCATTTCGTCGGCCCGAACACCCCGAGGATCGGGGTGAACGTGGCCGTGCAGGTCCGCTGTCGGACGACCGGAGACGCGGTGGAGGACGGGAACACCTGGTTCTATCTGGTCGTGTCCGGGGTGGCGTCCGGCCGGTACGCGCCGGCCGACAACTTCTACAACAACGGCGCGACGTCCGGCCCGCACAACAACGTCTTCGTCGACACGAAGGTCCCGCTCTGCTGA
- a CDS encoding amidohydrolase family protein, whose product MPRTPVDFPVFDADNHMYETVDAFTRFLPKEYDGLIKYVQVNGRDKIAVRGVISEYIPNPTFNVVARPGAWEEFFKHGNPDGKSTRELMGAPIRSPEAFFAPEPRLALMNELGIDRALMWPTLASLLEDRLRMDPKATHVVVHALNQWMHEQWSFNYQDRIFATPVITLPIVSEAIKELEWVLERGAKIILIRPAPVPGYEGFRSFALPEFDPFWEKVVEANITVGLHSSDDGLTRYYNMWEGRADGEHLPFSTPSAFIEIMHTQGRGIFDTVASLIGHGLLSRFPQLRILPVENGSGWVRPFVEAAGTAYAHNPRRFDEDPLAVFKRNIWIHPFHEEDPRGLIKVVGVDRVVFGSDFPHAEGLSDPVSYVDELEGLSAEDIARVMGGNLAEAMNLPFAAAA is encoded by the coding sequence ATGCCCAGAACCCCCGTCGACTTTCCCGTCTTCGACGCGGACAACCACATGTACGAGACGGTGGACGCCTTCACGAGATTTCTTCCCAAGGAATATGACGGCCTAATCAAATACGTCCAGGTCAACGGGCGTGACAAGATCGCGGTTCGGGGTGTGATCTCCGAGTACATCCCGAACCCGACCTTCAACGTCGTCGCCCGGCCGGGAGCCTGGGAGGAGTTCTTCAAGCACGGCAATCCGGATGGGAAGTCGACCCGGGAACTGATGGGTGCCCCGATCCGCTCGCCCGAGGCGTTCTTCGCGCCGGAGCCGCGGCTGGCCCTCATGAACGAGCTGGGAATCGACCGGGCGCTCATGTGGCCGACGCTCGCCAGTCTCCTGGAGGACCGGCTGCGCATGGACCCGAAGGCCACCCACGTGGTCGTCCACGCGCTGAACCAGTGGATGCACGAGCAGTGGAGCTTCAACTACCAGGACCGCATCTTCGCCACCCCGGTCATCACGCTGCCGATCGTGAGCGAGGCGATCAAGGAACTGGAGTGGGTGCTCGAGCGCGGAGCGAAGATCATCCTGATCCGGCCGGCGCCGGTTCCCGGCTACGAGGGCTTCCGGTCGTTCGCGCTGCCGGAGTTCGACCCGTTCTGGGAGAAGGTCGTCGAGGCGAACATCACCGTCGGCCTGCACTCCTCCGACGACGGTCTGACCCGCTACTACAACATGTGGGAGGGGCGAGCCGACGGTGAGCACCTTCCCTTCTCCACACCGTCGGCGTTCATCGAGATCATGCACACCCAGGGCCGGGGCATCTTCGACACGGTGGCCTCGCTGATCGGGCACGGGCTGCTCTCACGTTTCCCCCAGCTGCGCATTCTTCCGGTCGAGAACGGCTCCGGCTGGGTTCGGCCCTTCGTGGAGGCCGCCGGCACCGCCTACGCGCACAACCCGAGGCGGTTCGACGAGGACCCGCTCGCGGTGTTCAAGCGCAACATCTGGATTCACCCGTTCCACGAGGAGGACCCGCGCGGCCTCATCAAGGTCGTGGGTGTCGACCGCGTCGTGTTCGGGTCCGACTTCCCGCACGCCGAGGGCCTGTCCGACCCGGTCTCCTACGTCGACGAGCTCGAGGGCCTGTCCGCGGAGGACATCGCTCGTGTCATGGGCGGCAACCTGGCCGAGGCCATGAACCTCCCGTTCGCTGCCGCGGCCTGA
- a CDS encoding AraC family transcriptional regulator — protein MTRKAYSFVRTFAPEPDRDLCVDRHYLLCASAGVLRLEARGQAWLLPPARAALIEAGRPVRVSIPQQVTTASVLFDTDFAPVPPAPLTVFDLSPLARALVNECGAWGESDEPLTAYGETLFAALAAVTWRLADQPSPVVVPAGRSPELRRALRLTEERLGEEVRFEDLADEVGVAPRTLARRFEAETGMTWRAVLRRMRVLRAIEELAAGDAAVTAIAYTIGYTSLSAFNAAFRELTGRTPTEYRASFRP, from the coding sequence ATGACCCGGAAGGCGTACAGCTTCGTCCGGACGTTCGCGCCGGAGCCCGATCGCGACCTCTGCGTCGACCGCCACTACCTGCTCTGCGCCTCCGCCGGCGTCCTGCGGCTGGAGGCGCGGGGTCAGGCGTGGTTGTTGCCGCCGGCCAGGGCCGCGCTGATCGAGGCGGGCCGGCCGGTCCGGGTGAGCATCCCGCAGCAGGTGACGACGGCGTCGGTGCTGTTCGACACCGACTTCGCCCCGGTTCCGCCAGCGCCGTTGACGGTGTTCGACCTCAGCCCGCTGGCACGGGCGCTGGTGAATGAGTGCGGCGCGTGGGGCGAGAGCGATGAGCCCCTCACGGCGTACGGCGAGACGCTGTTCGCCGCGCTCGCCGCGGTGACCTGGCGGCTTGCTGATCAGCCGAGTCCGGTGGTCGTGCCGGCGGGGCGATCGCCGGAGCTGCGCCGAGCCTTGCGGCTCACCGAGGAGCGGCTCGGCGAGGAGGTCCGCTTCGAGGACCTGGCGGACGAGGTGGGCGTCGCGCCGCGGACGTTGGCCCGGCGGTTCGAGGCGGAGACGGGCATGACCTGGCGGGCGGTCCTGCGTCGTATGCGGGTGTTGCGCGCCATCGAGGAACTCGCCGCGGGGGACGCCGCGGTAACCGCGATCGCGTACACGATCGGCTACACCTCCCTGTCGGCGTTCAACGCCGCATTCCGGGAGCTGACCGGCCGCACTCCGACGGAATACCGGGCCAGCTTCCGGCCCTGA
- a CDS encoding transglutaminaseTgpA domain-containing protein translates to MTALTTPVPSPTRTQSPTPLTTGRRLRPGDVLLAGASMLPAAVALGALFDGYRYLAPLAGAVAVAAVAGAVAARRLATVELVCLVGALGGLLYGTAVTAGRVDLLLRALRDGWRPLLTTAVPAEPSALLLAPLGAVLWVATFTAVVLAVRWHGALLPALPPLLVTVGFLLLVAEAGQRRRVTQLALTGCFVVLVLVLAAVRSARAGVLPGQSEPTGGGWRPGAQPSGHRSRLAGPLVIGLPVVATVAVLATAVGVIVPIDSADRYDPREHSSPPVDDVALLNPLVRVRAQLDTPKPTTLFTIRLTPPAAAWPPAGPATSPRVRTAALGTFDGATWSVDGNFTAVDKVLPGPDEPVTTTVARAKVHADVTFDEFDDALLPALGQPTAIDYATASGSGPRAGRGPAFEPASGTLALLSPPRAGDRFDLTAEVPQPSDAQLAAAVVATGPGADRYRVLPNLPDDLRADLLATARRTTAEAATTYDKLVALAAFLRDGSAFPYDLHATPGHSYGRLTRLLDSADPADRRGYAEQRAAAFAVLARALGFPTRISVGYLLDEDGPNNANSADSAADDGTFTVTDHQAHAWPEVLFAGIGWVGFEPTDTSDLSRAGSRLTPPASPPRGQQGDQEKPAVIAPTQRGITVDDGDDHGGRLDWPFILLIALGALALAVPLAVIGEKARRRLARRRRGSPADRVRGAWWEARDRLGEFGVSRSPSLTRRELVGAVARNPATAPAVAALRLLAALVDEATFAVGGTGADDPDRAWALVGDVRRELGRAAGRAGRMRALLDPRPLFAAPAAGAAGTAGAGLAGVPGAGAPGASAAPTPTGPAMTPAALAPTPASPSDFLLHWVQVHDQQRRTMVNAGRHDDTRADAR, encoded by the coding sequence ATGACCGCGCTGACCACACCGGTCCCGTCCCCCACGCGGACCCAGTCCCCCACGCCGCTCACCACCGGCCGTCGCCTCCGGCCGGGCGACGTGCTCCTGGCCGGGGCGTCGATGCTGCCCGCCGCGGTCGCCCTCGGCGCGCTGTTCGACGGCTACCGCTACCTGGCGCCGCTGGCCGGCGCCGTCGCCGTCGCGGCGGTCGCCGGCGCCGTCGCGGCCCGGCGGCTGGCGACGGTCGAGCTGGTCTGTCTCGTCGGTGCGCTGGGCGGCCTGCTCTACGGCACGGCGGTGACCGCGGGCCGCGTCGACCTGCTGCTGCGGGCGCTGCGCGACGGCTGGCGACCGCTGCTGACCACGGCCGTGCCCGCCGAGCCGAGCGCGCTGCTGCTGGCACCGCTGGGCGCGGTGCTGTGGGTCGCCACGTTCACCGCCGTCGTGCTGGCGGTGCGCTGGCACGGCGCGCTGCTGCCGGCGCTGCCCCCGCTGCTCGTGACGGTCGGGTTCCTGCTGCTGGTCGCCGAGGCCGGGCAGCGCCGGCGGGTCACGCAGCTTGCGCTCACCGGATGCTTCGTGGTGCTCGTGCTCGTGCTCGCGGCGGTGCGCTCGGCGCGCGCGGGGGTGCTCCCCGGCCAGTCCGAGCCGACCGGGGGCGGATGGCGCCCGGGGGCGCAGCCGTCCGGGCATCGGTCCCGGTTGGCCGGGCCGCTGGTGATCGGGCTGCCGGTGGTCGCGACGGTCGCGGTGCTGGCGACGGCGGTCGGCGTCATCGTGCCGATCGACTCCGCCGACCGGTACGACCCCAGGGAACACAGCAGCCCGCCGGTCGACGACGTCGCCCTGCTCAACCCACTCGTGCGGGTGCGCGCGCAGCTGGACACCCCCAAGCCGACGACGCTGTTCACCATCCGGCTGACGCCCCCGGCCGCCGCCTGGCCGCCCGCCGGGCCGGCCACGTCGCCCCGGGTGCGGACGGCCGCCCTCGGCACGTTCGACGGCGCCACCTGGAGCGTCGACGGGAACTTCACCGCGGTCGACAAGGTGCTGCCGGGGCCGGACGAGCCGGTCACGACGACGGTCGCCCGCGCGAAGGTGCACGCCGACGTGACCTTCGACGAGTTCGATGACGCACTGCTGCCCGCGCTCGGCCAGCCGACCGCCATCGACTACGCCACCGCCAGCGGTTCCGGCCCGCGGGCGGGAAGAGGACCGGCGTTCGAGCCGGCGTCGGGAACGCTCGCCCTGCTGTCGCCGCCGCGGGCCGGCGACCGCTTCGACCTGACGGCCGAGGTACCGCAGCCGTCGGACGCGCAGCTGGCCGCGGCCGTCGTCGCGACCGGGCCGGGCGCGGACCGCTACCGGGTGCTGCCGAACCTGCCGGACGACCTGCGGGCCGACCTGCTCGCCACCGCCAGGCGGACGACGGCCGAGGCCGCGACGACGTACGACAAGCTGGTCGCGCTCGCCGCCTTCCTGCGCGACGGCAGCGCGTTCCCCTACGACCTGCACGCGACGCCGGGCCACTCCTACGGCCGGCTCACCCGGCTGCTGGACTCCGCCGACCCGGCGGACCGTCGCGGCTACGCGGAGCAGCGCGCCGCCGCGTTCGCCGTCCTGGCCCGCGCGCTCGGGTTCCCGACCCGGATCAGCGTCGGCTACCTGCTCGACGAGGACGGCCCGAACAACGCCAACAGCGCCGACAGCGCGGCCGACGACGGCACGTTCACGGTCACCGACCACCAGGCACACGCCTGGCCGGAGGTGCTGTTCGCCGGGATCGGCTGGGTCGGGTTCGAGCCGACCGACACGAGCGACCTGTCGAGGGCCGGGTCCCGGCTCACGCCGCCTGCCTCCCCGCCGCGCGGCCAGCAGGGCGACCAGGAGAAGCCGGCGGTCATCGCGCCGACGCAACGCGGCATCACCGTCGACGACGGAGATGACCATGGTGGGCGCCTCGACTGGCCGTTCATCCTGCTCATCGCGCTGGGCGCCCTCGCCCTCGCCGTGCCACTGGCTGTGATCGGCGAGAAGGCCCGGCGCCGGCTGGCGCGGCGGCGGCGCGGCAGCCCGGCCGACCGGGTGCGCGGCGCCTGGTGGGAGGCGCGGGACCGCCTAGGCGAGTTCGGCGTCTCCCGGTCACCGTCACTGACCAGGCGTGAGCTGGTCGGCGCCGTCGCCAGGAACCCGGCCACGGCGCCGGCGGTCGCGGCGCTGCGGCTGCTCGCGGCGCTGGTCGACGAGGCGACGTTCGCCGTGGGCGGCACCGGAGCCGACGATCCCGACCGGGCCTGGGCGCTGGTCGGCGACGTCCGCCGGGAGCTGGGGCGCGCGGCCGGCCGCGCCGGCCGGATGCGGGCGCTCCTCGACCCGCGTCCGCTGTTCGCCGCCCCGGCGGCCGGCGCGGCTGGAACGGCCGGCGCGGGCCTCGCGGGCGTGCCGGGCGCTGGCGCGCCAGGCGCGAGCGCGGCGCCGACGCCGACCGGTCCGGCGATGACGCCCGCCGCCCTCGCGCCGACGCCCGCGAGCCCGTCGGACTTCCTCCTGCACTGGGTCCAGGTGCACGACCAGCAGCGACGCACGATGGTCAACGCCGGCCGGCACGACGACACGCGCGCTGACGCGCGCTGA